The following coding sequences lie in one Vibrio sp. BS-M-Sm-2 genomic window:
- a CDS encoding reverse transcriptase domain-containing protein codes for MAQAHKLEGLGIPYIHSFLHFAHLTKLSESYIRSIVNRRNSNYTSYSIPKRSGGSRYLHSPSDELKALQRWINGEILNRLPVHSSCYSYHKGSSIVQCAEKHCGSKWLIKLDIENFFDTINEVEVYKVYRKIGYKPLIAFGLARICTYQPKSVIQNKKIGFSSTKTLTKCRFRRSIFVILGVFPKGLRLVLCSQT; via the coding sequence ATGGCTCAAGCTCATAAGTTGGAGGGGTTAGGAATTCCCTACATACACAGCTTTCTGCATTTCGCCCACCTAACCAAACTTTCAGAGTCTTATATAAGATCCATAGTAAACAGACGTAACTCAAACTATACCTCATACTCCATACCAAAGAGATCAGGAGGAAGTCGATACTTGCATAGCCCGAGCGATGAACTAAAGGCTTTGCAACGTTGGATAAATGGCGAAATTCTTAATCGATTACCTGTGCATTCAAGTTGTTATTCGTACCATAAGGGTAGCTCCATAGTACAGTGCGCAGAAAAGCACTGCGGCTCTAAATGGTTGATTAAATTAGACATAGAGAACTTTTTCGACACAATTAACGAAGTTGAAGTCTACAAGGTTTATCGAAAGATAGGATATAAACCACTTATTGCTTTTGGATTAGCTAGAATTTGTACCTATCAACCTAAATCGGTAATCCAGAACAAAAAAATTGGGTTCAGTTCAACAAAAACTCTGACGAAATGCCGTTTCAGAAGAAGCATATTCGTTATTTTGGGCGTGTTCCCCAAGGGGCTCCGACTAGTCCTATGCTCTCAAACTTAG
- a CDS encoding reverse transcriptase domain-containing protein — MPFQKKHIRYFGRVPQGAPTSPMLSNLVLANLDEKLSNYAQKRGGIYTRYADDLFMSFSQNNFDRQQVSQVIGSVLSQVKSYGYNLRKSKIKVIPPGSNKVILGLSVNDKQVRLTKQYKQNINSHIYGMVKFGVDKHAIHRGFDSVFGMIDHVFGLINYAKTIEPDFGYTKYQDLQDCLRSSGLSYT, encoded by the coding sequence ATGCCGTTTCAGAAGAAGCATATTCGTTATTTTGGGCGTGTTCCCCAAGGGGCTCCGACTAGTCCTATGCTCTCAAACTTAGTATTAGCCAACCTAGATGAAAAACTAAGCAATTATGCTCAAAAACGTGGCGGCATCTATACACGTTATGCTGATGACTTATTTATGTCTTTTAGCCAGAATAACTTTGATAGACAGCAAGTAAGCCAGGTAATAGGCAGTGTTTTAAGCCAAGTAAAGTCTTATGGTTATAATCTTAGAAAATCTAAGATTAAGGTAATTCCCCCTGGTTCAAATAAGGTAATTTTGGGGCTAAGTGTAAATGACAAGCAGGTAAGACTAACTAAGCAATACAAACAAAATATAAATTCTCATATTTACGGAATGGTAAAATTTGGAGTTGATAAGCATGCTATCCATCGAGGTTTCGATAGTGTATTTGGTATGATTGATCACGTTTTTGGCTTGATAAATTATGCAAAAACAATTGAACCAGATTTTGGATATACAAAGTATCAAGATCTTCAAGACTGCCTTCGCAGCTCAGGACTTTCCTACACCTAA